In Dethiobacter alkaliphilus AHT 1, the DNA window CCTGGAACCGATGTTCCAGGCGCTTCCCAGGAGTAAGACTATGAGGATTGGAATGATGATTTTAATCAGGGGCGGTTTGGCCATTTGCAGGCTCTCCTTCGCCTTAGTTTACCAACCTACGTTCTCTTCGGTGTGGCAGTCGAAGCAGGAAGTGGCGCCGTGGCAGTCAAAGCAGCCAAAGGAACCTTGCTCCCGGACTACGTCTAGGTGATCCCAGTACCAGCGGGGATCGTCGTGGCCGTCGGGTACCATGTCGTGGCACTGGCCGCAGGTGATAACGTCGGCCTGGCGTACGCCTTCTTCTGGCTCGTTCCAGTCGTGGCAGACCATACAGCCGGACTGGTCTTCCAGGGCGGGAATCTTGTGGCCCACGGAGAAGTAGGCGTCGTGGGTAACGGGGCGCTGGCCTTCGTGGCAGTCCACACAGAACTTGGCGTTTCTGGTCATGGCGGCAATGTTGTGGCCGGGTACTTCCCGTACCTTGCCGAAGCCGGTATGGCAACGCATGCAATCGTCAATATCTTCACGGACTTCGTCGCCGTGGTTGTAGCCAAAGTCGGAACGATAGTGGTCGTCGGGGATGCCGATATCTGTATGGCAGATTTCACAGTTATAGGTGACCCGTTCGCCGTCGTGACATTCCAGACAGCTGGTCTTGGTCAAAGAGAAGTCGCGGTACTCTGTTTCCTGGAACTGAGCAATTACTTCTGTGGTGGGTTCAAAGGTTTCTTTAATGCTTAAGCCGGCGTGACCCACTTCATAGTGGCAGTCTACACAGCTGGTGCCGTAGCCCAAGTGCTCGGCATGCCAGTCGCCGCCGCGAAGATCAAGGCCCGGGGTGATCTGACGGTTAGTGGAGTGACAGGACAGGCAGGTTTCATCACTGATTTCGCGGTTGCCTTCGATGGGCAATGCTACATCGGAGGTACGGTAGGTAATCCATTCGCTGATGCGCTGTGCCTGTACCTGGACAAAACCGGTGCCCGGCTCAACGTGACAGTTGTCGCAGCTGACGTTGGCGTGGGGTGAATTCTGCCAGGTGTAGTAATAGGGTTCCATAACGTGGCAGCTGGCACAGGAATCCGGATTAGTGGAATCGGTGGCTGCAACGCCTAATAAGAAAACCAGAAGAACAATAATCAGGCCACCAAGAACGTAGAACATTTTCTTGTTACCGTGGGATTCGTCATGTGAATCGCCTTTACGGAAACTAAGCTTACCCAATGAAATGACCTCCCCCTGCCATGATGTGAAATATGGCACTTTTCTAGTTAAAAAAATAATGCATAATTGCTCTGTGGGACTTTTGAAATCCCAATGCGGGACGTTTACACTAATTCTTATTCTGGTTAGTAATTAAAATTCCTGCTACGCCCGACAAATTTTAGTCACAAAGTTGTAACAAATCAAGCCCAAAACAGACAATTTTTGCCCCTAATTAGGTCATATGCACTAGACTGTTGCTGAAAATACAGGGGTTTTGCCGTTCTTTAATTTTTGTATCGACACATTCATACACGTTATAAGAATTAGAAAGTTAGAATTATACCAGTTTATTGTTGTTGTCACTGGCATTCTCACAAATTAAGGACTCAATATAAAATAAAGAAGCCGCCCTTTTTGCAAAGGCGGCTTCTTTGTTTCACATATGATTACTCTTCTGTGCCGTTGTCGGGGTCGTCACCGTTGGCGGTATCTCCGTCGTCGGGTTCTTCACCGTTGGCGGTGTCTCCGTCGCCGGGTTCTTCACCGTTGGCGGTGTCTCCGTCGCCGGGCTCTTCACCGTTGTCGGTGTCTCCGTCGTCGGGTTCTTCACCGTTGGCGGTGTCTCCGTCGCCGGGCTCTTCACCGTTGGCGGTGTCTCCGTCGCCGGGCTCTTCACCGTTGGCGGTGTCTCCGTTGTCGGGTTCGTCAACGTTACTGGTGCTTACATCACCGTTATCGGCAGGTGGAACATATCCTTCTACATAGAGGTTCTCGGTTATACCCTGGTGGAAAGTGTGGCATTCGAAGCAGGTCAGGCCCAGAGCGTGCTCGGGATTTGTGGGATCAAAATCCAGTAGGCTGCACTCTTTTGCCAAATCCTCATCTCCTTCAGCCATTACCACCGGGACGGCCACAACGATTAGCAAAATGACGGCTGTGAGTAAACAGATTAGATTGAACTTCTTTTTTGTTGTTTTTGGCATCTAAAGCCCCCTTTCA includes these proteins:
- a CDS encoding NapC/NirT family cytochrome c, producing MGKLSFRKGDSHDESHGNKKMFYVLGGLIIVLLVFLLGVAATDSTNPDSCASCHVMEPYYYTWQNSPHANVSCDNCHVEPGTGFVQVQAQRISEWITYRTSDVALPIEGNREISDETCLSCHSTNRQITPGLDLRGGDWHAEHLGYGTSCVDCHYEVGHAGLSIKETFEPTTEVIAQFQETEYRDFSLTKTSCLECHDGERVTYNCEICHTDIGIPDDHYRSDFGYNHGDEVREDIDDCMRCHTGFGKVREVPGHNIAAMTRNAKFCVDCHEGQRPVTHDAYFSVGHKIPALEDQSGCMVCHDWNEPEEGVRQADVITCGQCHDMVPDGHDDPRWYWDHLDVVREQGSFGCFDCHGATSCFDCHTEENVGW